Below is a genomic region from Vairimorpha necatrix chromosome 1, complete sequence.
TGTTTCTACATAATTAGACACATAGCCTTCCGGGTTACTACCCCGACAAAAATATCTCGCGCCACAGTTTTTCCAGCATCTTCttgaaattaatattaattgcATATTGTCAATCTTATAACCATTAAAATATCCTTGAATACATTTCTTagtcaatttttttagttttttatcaaatttttttaaattttcaataggcacataattaaaaataaaatcttctcTATTGGAATTGTTATTATCTTCCATagaataattattataaagtGGTTGGTAGCTAAAGTAAATTCCTGATTTTtctaaagttttttttatattttttactattgaATTTTCCCCCGGCCCTTGTaaatgaataatttttacttttgatatttcaaatacatccgagtaaaaattttgactattttttataacttctgttataaaaataatgtattGTGAATCCATAATATCAATTTTCCCATATATAccataacaaaaaaattcaatgtTTTCTGATATGACATTATAATGAACCTTTTTAATTGAGGAAATTTTCATCTTCTTGTTCAATATTTTAACCTTAAACATTTCGGGGCAAAAATGTTtgagattttttattttcagaattaattttataatttcaatatttttatttttcatatattttagagaataaaatttttatatcttaatCTACAATTTATAagctttttaatattatttttatacaacattttattttatagttCGACAATTTTGTCGGGTTTTATTAATAGGGAGTCTAAAATACAATCTTCAGATACATTCACAGAGTCGCCCAAAACACTGCCATTTATTTTCGCAccactttttattattgaattCCATCCAATAATACTGTCTTTTATTATGACATTATTTCCGATTAGCACATTATCAAATATAGTCGAATTCTCAATGTACACATTCTGTCCAATCTTAACATTATCGCCGATTActacatttttttctatgtcATGTTCTTTAactaaatatctttttaaatacatgTGCTGACCtattaaataatctttAATTTGTCCAATGTCCATCCAAAAACCTCTAAGATCGAATGTACCGAGCAGGTTATCCTTTACAATGTTCGGAAATATGTCTCTTTCCAGTGAACTCTCTTTTAATTCAATACGGTTTAGTATTGATTcgttgaaaatataaattccGGCATTTATTCTTGAAATTTTCAAAGCCTTTGGTTTCTCAATAAAGGATTTTACTGTATGTGTGTTTTCGTGTGTAATTACAACGCCATAACGAGATGGATCTTCCACACTTGTGGTGAGCATCGTGGCTTCGTAATTTGTGCTCAAATGATAAATCATCATCTCATATAAAGGATAATCACAAATGACGTCACTATTTAAAACGTAGAAAACTCCTTTTAAATGGCGTCTTGCTAGTGCCAGAGGTCCCGCCGTGCCAAGCACTTCATCTTCTTTCgaatatataatttgaatattatatttagtttCATACACCTTAACTTTTTCTATAATCAAATCTGAATAATAATTCAAAGCCAAAATTATTACTTTTACTCCGATTTTGACTAGTGCAGATAT
It encodes:
- a CDS encoding mannose-1-phosphate guanyltransferase, with the protein product MVHLKNQPRALILVGGYGTRLRPLTYTLPKPLVPFINKPILEHQISALVKIGVKVIILALNYYSDLIIEKVKVYETKYNIQIIYSKEDEVLGTAGPLALARRHLKGVFYVLNSDVICDYPLYEMMIYHLSTNYEATMLTTSVEDPSRYGVVITHENTHTVKSFIEKPKALKISRINAGIYIFNESILNRIELKESSLERDIFPNIVKDNLLGTFDLRGFWMDIGQIKDYLIGQHMYLKRYLVKEHDIEKNVVIGDNVKIGQNVYIENSTIFDNVLIGNNVIIKDSIIGWNSIIKSGAKINGSVLGDSVNVSEDCILDSLLIKPDKIVEL